A part of Entelurus aequoreus isolate RoL-2023_Sb linkage group LG03, RoL_Eaeq_v1.1, whole genome shotgun sequence genomic DNA contains:
- the ttc8 gene encoding tetratricopeptide repeat protein 8 isoform X2, translating into MLSVLPLQYFPSSDAMEVSMDPLFLAWSYFRRRKLQQCSDICSKLLQDSPYDQAAWSLKTRALTEMVYIDEVEVDQEGIAEMMLDENAIAQVARPGTSLRLPGTSHGGGPTPAVRPMTQSGRPVTGFVRPSTQSGRPGTMEQAIKNPRTASTARPVTSASGRFIRLGTASMLTNPEGPFINMSRLNPSKYSQKPNLSRTLFEYIFHHENDVKNALDLAAQATEQAQFKDWWWKVQLGKCYYRLGLYREAEKQFRSALSQQEMVDTVLYLAKLYQRLDQPVTALNLFKQGLDHFPGEVTLLTGIARIHEEMNNIASATEYYKDVLKQDNTHVEAIACIGSNHFYSDQPEIALRFYRRLLQMGVYNCQLYNNLGLCCFYAQQYDMTLSSFERALALATNDEEQADVWYNVGHVAVGIGDLTLAYQSFKLSLAFNNDHAEAYNNLAVLELRKGRVEQSKAFLQTAATLCPHMYEPHYNLSILSEKIGDLQSSYMAAQKSEDAFPEHVDTQQVLKQLRQHFAEL; encoded by the exons ATGCTAAGTGTTTTGCCACTACAGTATTTCCCATCCAGCGACGCGATGGAGGTGTCAATGGACCCTCTTTTCCTGGCGTGGAGCTATTTCAGGAGACGGAAACTACAACAGTGTTCAGATATTTGTTCGAAACTATTGCAAGACAGCCCATATGACCAG GCTGCCTGGAGCCTAAAAACACGGGCTCTGACAGAGATGGTTTACATTGATGAAGTTGAGGTTGATCAAGAAGGGATTGCTGAGATGATGCTGGATGAGAACGCCATTGCTCAGGTTGCAC GCCCTGGAACATCTCTGAGACTGCCTGGAACAAGTCACGGTGGAGGTCCCACACCTGCTGTCAG GCCTATGACTCAGTCAGGACGTCCCGTCACAGGATTTGTGAGGCCAAGCACCCAGTCAGGGCGTCCTGGGACGATGGAGCAGGCCATCAAGAACCCACGCACAGCAAGTACGGCTCGGCCAGTCACTAGTGCTTCTGGTCGATTCATTCGTCTGGGAACG GCTTCGATGTTAACCAATCCAGAAGGACCGTTTATAAACATGTCAAGGCTAAATCCATCAAAATATTCCCAAAAACCCAACCTGTCCAGG ACGCTGTTTGAGTACATCTTTCATCATGAAAATGATGTAAAAAAT GCTTTAGATTTAGCTGCTCAAGCAACTGAGCAGGCACAGTTCAAAGACTGGTGGTGGAAAGTACAGCTGGGAAAATGTTACTACAG GCTTGGTTTGTATCGAGAGGCCGAAAAACAGTTTCGATCAGCTCTAAGCCAACAAGAGATGGTGGATACGGTCCTCTATCTGGCTAAG CTGTATCAGCGCCTGGATCAACCGGTGACAGCTCTCAACCTCTTTAAACAAGGCCTGGACCACTTTCCTGGTGAGGTCACCCTTTTGACGGGCATCGCACGCATTCATGAG GAAATGAACAACATTGCATCAGCCACAGAGTACTACAAAGACGTCTTAAAGCAGGACAACACACACGTGGAGGCCATAGCTTGTATAGGCAGCAATCATTTTTACTCCGATCAACCTGAGATTGCTCTGCGCTTCTACAG GCGGCTCCTACAGATGGGGGTGTATAATTGCCAGCTTTACAACAACCTCGGCCTTTGTTGCTTTTACGCACAGCAGTATGACATGACCCTGTCGTCTTTTGAAAGAGCCTTGGCCCTTGCGACCAACGACGAAGAGCAGGCTGATGTGTGGTACAACGTGGGACACGTCGCTGTG GGTATAGGAGACCTGACTTTGGCCTATCAGTCTTTTAAACTGAGTTTGGCTTTTAATAACGACCATGCTGAAGCTTACAACAATCTTGCAGTGCTGGAGCTGCGCAAAGGCCGTGTTGAACAG TCTAAAGCCTTCCTGCAGACGGCTGCCACATTGTGCCCTCACATGTATGAGCCACACTACAATCTGTCCATTCTCTCGGAAAAG ATCGGAGACCTTCAAAGCAGCTACATGGCGGCCCAAAAGTCTGAAGACGCCTTCCCGGAGCATGTCGACACTCAGCAGGTCCTGAAGCAGCTTCGCCAGCATTTTGCAGAGCTGTGA
- the ttc8 gene encoding tetratricopeptide repeat protein 8 isoform X1 translates to MLSVLPLQYFPSSDAMEVSMDPLFLAWSYFRRRKLQQCSDICSKLLQDSPYDQDSSLSIAEAAWSLKTRALTEMVYIDEVEVDQEGIAEMMLDENAIAQVARPGTSLRLPGTSHGGGPTPAVRPMTQSGRPVTGFVRPSTQSGRPGTMEQAIKNPRTASTARPVTSASGRFIRLGTASMLTNPEGPFINMSRLNPSKYSQKPNLSRTLFEYIFHHENDVKNALDLAAQATEQAQFKDWWWKVQLGKCYYRLGLYREAEKQFRSALSQQEMVDTVLYLAKLYQRLDQPVTALNLFKQGLDHFPGEVTLLTGIARIHEEMNNIASATEYYKDVLKQDNTHVEAIACIGSNHFYSDQPEIALRFYRRLLQMGVYNCQLYNNLGLCCFYAQQYDMTLSSFERALALATNDEEQADVWYNVGHVAVGIGDLTLAYQSFKLSLAFNNDHAEAYNNLAVLELRKGRVEQSKAFLQTAATLCPHMYEPHYNLSILSEKIGDLQSSYMAAQKSEDAFPEHVDTQQVLKQLRQHFAEL, encoded by the exons ATGCTAAGTGTTTTGCCACTACAGTATTTCCCATCCAGCGACGCGATGGAGGTGTCAATGGACCCTCTTTTCCTGGCGTGGAGCTATTTCAGGAGACGGAAACTACAACAGTGTTCAGATATTTGTTCGAAACTATTGCAAGACAGCCCATATGACCAG GATTCCTCCTTGTCTATTGCCGAG GCTGCCTGGAGCCTAAAAACACGGGCTCTGACAGAGATGGTTTACATTGATGAAGTTGAGGTTGATCAAGAAGGGATTGCTGAGATGATGCTGGATGAGAACGCCATTGCTCAGGTTGCAC GCCCTGGAACATCTCTGAGACTGCCTGGAACAAGTCACGGTGGAGGTCCCACACCTGCTGTCAG GCCTATGACTCAGTCAGGACGTCCCGTCACAGGATTTGTGAGGCCAAGCACCCAGTCAGGGCGTCCTGGGACGATGGAGCAGGCCATCAAGAACCCACGCACAGCAAGTACGGCTCGGCCAGTCACTAGTGCTTCTGGTCGATTCATTCGTCTGGGAACG GCTTCGATGTTAACCAATCCAGAAGGACCGTTTATAAACATGTCAAGGCTAAATCCATCAAAATATTCCCAAAAACCCAACCTGTCCAGG ACGCTGTTTGAGTACATCTTTCATCATGAAAATGATGTAAAAAAT GCTTTAGATTTAGCTGCTCAAGCAACTGAGCAGGCACAGTTCAAAGACTGGTGGTGGAAAGTACAGCTGGGAAAATGTTACTACAG GCTTGGTTTGTATCGAGAGGCCGAAAAACAGTTTCGATCAGCTCTAAGCCAACAAGAGATGGTGGATACGGTCCTCTATCTGGCTAAG CTGTATCAGCGCCTGGATCAACCGGTGACAGCTCTCAACCTCTTTAAACAAGGCCTGGACCACTTTCCTGGTGAGGTCACCCTTTTGACGGGCATCGCACGCATTCATGAG GAAATGAACAACATTGCATCAGCCACAGAGTACTACAAAGACGTCTTAAAGCAGGACAACACACACGTGGAGGCCATAGCTTGTATAGGCAGCAATCATTTTTACTCCGATCAACCTGAGATTGCTCTGCGCTTCTACAG GCGGCTCCTACAGATGGGGGTGTATAATTGCCAGCTTTACAACAACCTCGGCCTTTGTTGCTTTTACGCACAGCAGTATGACATGACCCTGTCGTCTTTTGAAAGAGCCTTGGCCCTTGCGACCAACGACGAAGAGCAGGCTGATGTGTGGTACAACGTGGGACACGTCGCTGTG GGTATAGGAGACCTGACTTTGGCCTATCAGTCTTTTAAACTGAGTTTGGCTTTTAATAACGACCATGCTGAAGCTTACAACAATCTTGCAGTGCTGGAGCTGCGCAAAGGCCGTGTTGAACAG TCTAAAGCCTTCCTGCAGACGGCTGCCACATTGTGCCCTCACATGTATGAGCCACACTACAATCTGTCCATTCTCTCGGAAAAG ATCGGAGACCTTCAAAGCAGCTACATGGCGGCCCAAAAGTCTGAAGACGCCTTCCCGGAGCATGTCGACACTCAGCAGGTCCTGAAGCAGCTTCGCCAGCATTTTGCAGAGCTGTGA